A DNA window from Ipomoea triloba cultivar NCNSP0323 chromosome 10, ASM357664v1 contains the following coding sequences:
- the LOC116032481 gene encoding protein PECTIC ARABINOGALACTAN SYNTHESIS-RELATED-like, which translates to MAELRHSSSMGNRASQSPRKRDDVGFSPSLPGSPNADGDNYRGRHPRDRIRSLLSTNLRSMFPLFADRSHLHSSKIFFLFGVVIVIAVMISAFSIFNRLNAPYLCYKEGITLHCPRVKEPPSLWENPYSATTSWKACAERRKDLPPMNETNGYIFIHAEGGLNQQRIAICNAVAVAKIMNATLILPVLKQDQIWKDQTKFEDIFDVDHFIDYLKDDVRIVRDIPEWFTDKSELFTSIRRTVKNIPKYASAEFYIDNVLPRIKEKKIMALKPFVDRLGYDNVPSEINRLRCRVNYHALKFLPEIEQMADLLVSRMRNRTGSSNPFMALHLRFEKGMVGLSFCDFVGTRLEKTLMAAYRKKEWPRRFKDGSHLWPLALQKRKEGRCPLEPAEVAVLLRAMGYPKETQIYVASGQVYGGQNRMAPLRNMFPNLVTKEELARKEELDEFRKHVTSLAALDFLVCLKSDVFVMTHGGNFAKLIIGYRRYMGHRQKSIKPDKGLMSKSLGDPYMGWASFKDDVVITHQTRTGLPEETFPNYDIWENPLTPCMCKA; encoded by the exons ATGGCGGAACTCCGCCACTCCAGCTCCATGGGTAACCGAGCGTCGCAGTCTCCCAGGAAGCGTGACGACGTCGGTTTCTCTCCCTCGTTGCCGGGAAGTCCCAACGCCGACGGAGACAACTACCGTGGCCGTCATCCGCGAGATCGCATCCGTTCCCTGTTATCCACCAATCTGCGGTCGATGTTCCCCTTGTTCGCCGACAGGTCTCACCTTCACAGTTCCAAGATCTTCTTTCTCTTCGGCGTCGTTATCGTCATCGCTGTAATGATTTCggccttttcaattttcaacagaTTG AATGCACCATATCTATGCTACAAGGAGGGCATAACTCTTCATTGCCCACGG GTTAAAGAGCCTCCTTCACTCTGGGAGAATCCTTATTCTGCCACGACCTCATGGAAGGCTTGTGCTGAAAGGCGAAAGG ATCTTCCACCTATGAATGAAACAAATGGATACATATTTATTCATGCTGAGGGGGGTCTAAACCAGCAAAGAATTGCT ATCTGCAATGCTGTTGCAGTGGCCAAAATAATGAATGCCACTCTTATTTTACCTGTGTTAAAACAAGATCAAATATGGAAAGACCAAAC GAAATTTGAAGACATATTTGATGTTGATCATTTTATTGACTATTTGAAGGATGATGTTCGAATTGTTCGTGATATACCTGAATGGTTTACTGACAAATCAGAGCTTTTCACAAGCATAAG ACGAACGGTCAAGAACATTCCAAAGTATGCTTCAGCAGAGTTTTATATAGATAATGTTTTGCCACGAATCAAGGAGAAGAAGATAATGGCCTTGAAACCATTTGTTGATCGACTTGG GTATGATAACGTTCCTTCTGAGATAAACAGGTTGAGGTGCAGGGTGAACTATCATGCTTTAAAATTTCTTCCAGAGATCGAACAAATGGCAGATCTACTAGTCTCAAGGATGAGAAACCGTACTGGTAGTTCAAATCCCTTCAT GGCCCTTCATTTAAGGTTTGAGAAGGGGATGGTGGGATTGTCTTTCTGCGATTTTGTGGGGACCAGGTTGGAAAAGACTCTAATGGCTGCATACAGAAAGAAAGAATGGCCACGGCGGTTCAAG GATGGTTCACATTTGTGGCCATTGGCCCTGCAGAAGCGGAAGGAAGGCCGGTGCCCTCTTGAGCCTGCTGAAGTGGCAGTATTGCTTAGGGCAATGGGTTATCCTAAAGAAACTCAAATATATGTTGCTTCTGGGCAGGTCTATGGTGGACAGAACCGGATGGCTCCACTTAGGAACATGTTCCCTAATCTT GTTACAAAGGAGGAATTGGCAAGAAAGGAGGAATTGGATGAGTTCAGGAAGCATGTAACAAGTTTGGCAGCCCTTGACTTCCTTGTTTGTTTGAAATCTGATGTTTTTGTAATGACACATGGAGGAAACTTTGCTAAATTGATAATTGGGTATAGAAGGTACATGGGTCACCGCCAGAAATCTATAAAACCGGACAAGGGTCTCATGTCCAAATCCTTAGGAGATCCATACATGGGCTGGGCTTCCTTCAAGGATGATGTTGTCATTACCCACCAGACAAGGACTGGTTTACCTGAAGAAACATTCCCGAACTATGACATCTGGGAGAACCCTTTAACTCCTTGCATGTGTAAAGCCTGA